The region gtGTGCCTAACAAAACATTAATGTGTGCATACAGTTCGTAGCGTAATATAATGAACCATCCAGTATATTAAATTGAACATATAATCGCACTAGAGTTGAGTTAGACTGAACatcgaattttttaaattatatagaaaGTGTATGTTTGGATGTTCAATTCAACAATATTAAATGTGATACATATACTGAATAGTTCATAATTCGTAAGAATTTTTTCGTGCCTGGTGCATGTATATGCAGacaaaaaaagagaaacattttTGTGCATGAGAACTAAGTTTGGTGGAGtgtgagaattttttttattgatttactGTAAGTTATGATGACATTTATTTTGTAGTGATTGTTGGGGAAGCAGCCAATTTTGCTGCATATGCATTTGCACCTGCAATTCTTGTCACACCATTGGGAGCTTTAAGTATTATTTTCAGGTGATGTTTCTGTTTTCCATAGTTAAACAGTAAATTAATGTTCTTATTCGTACTCTTTCCATTATGTAGCGTCTATGTATGTTTGCATAGACTGATAAGTATTCAGTTCTTATGTCTTTGTGTTATATCTATGGCTGTAGAGAGGCTAACTGAAACATTGTTCTTCAGTGCAGTGCTTGCCCATTTCATTCTGCAGGAGAAGTTGCATATTTTTGGTGTGCTTGGATGTGTTCTTTGTGTGGTGGGATCTGTAACTATTGTATTGCATGCTCCGCAGGAAAGAATTATTGAATCTGTTACACAAGTATGGGAGCTTGCAACTGAACCAGGTATTTGGGAAATTATATTCCAGATTCTCGCCTTGAATTTTCCTATACATGCTCACATTTCATAAGGTTTTCAATTTTCATACTCGTGGAATTCTTATAACTTCCATATCAAGAATGATCGCAGTGTACCCTTCTTAGTTTCTTCCCTGGTTGAGAGgcaaatcataattaatttagaCTCGAGAGTTGAGATATATTTTCTGTTCAAATTTTCGAATCATTTTAGTCTTGTCGATCTAAGATAGATTTGTTATTACAGGTTTTCTCGTCTATGCTGCCCTTGTTTCGATTACAGTTATTGTGCTCATATTCAGATACGTGCCACGCTATGGACAAACACATATGATAGTTTATGTTGGAATCTGCTCTCTCATGGGATCTCTTACGGTCTGTTATAAaatcagattttttttattaattataaaagtttcttggtattcttaattttttgtatttttgtaggTCATGAGTGTGAAAGCCGTGGGAATTGCTTTGAAGCTGACTTTTTCTGGAACGAATCAGTTTAAATACTATCAAACATGGCTTTTTACTATAATAGTTGTGTTTTCTTGTCTTTTGCAGATAAATTACTTGAACAAGGTAAAAACTTGAGAAATTTTCTATGCtttattattcaattttgaTGTCTGTCTCATCAAATATTATTGGTATTAATATCATACTTACACACTTCTTCTGATTAAGATTGCAACTGAAAATGATGAAACATGGTTAGTAGAAAACACTTAGCTCTTCGACCCTTGTACTAGAAAATGCCTATCAGTTGGGCATGATTAATTTAGAAAATGATGAAACATTGTCAGTAGAAAACAATTTTCTTGTCTTGACATTTCCTCTAAACCAAGACCATCGTTGCGATTCTAGTTTGTTCTACCTGGTTCAGATCTAAAAGTCATAAACCTTTTTTTAACCGAAAAATACACTTCGGATTTTGCAGACTCGTCTACTTTTAATCTATCGAATTGAACATTTCAGTCACAGAGAGACCACTGATAAAAGTCTGAAACTTACTTGTTTAGTGTAAGCAGTCAAAGTTTTGATCTTACATGTACTTTGAAAATCTATACGATTTCTGTTTGGAAAATGCTCACCTTATATTACTTTGCTATTTATCAGGCATTGGACACCTTCAATACAGCTGTTATATCTCCAGTTTACTATGTTATGTTTACAACTTTCACCATTATAGCCAGCATGATCATGTTTAAGGTAACTTTTGAAAGTCTGAATGTTCATGTTTCTTACCAGGTTTTGTGAAAGCTGATGTTTTAATTCTGTAATTTTGATGATAAAAACAGGATTGGGACTCACAAGAAGCATCGCAGATAGCAACTGAATTGTCCGGTTTCATAACAATCCTATCCGGTACTTTTCTTCTTCATAGAACCAAGGATATGGGGAATAGTCCGAGTGCACGCGAATCTCCTGTTTTTACAAGCTCGAATTCCCCTTCGGTGCAATCCGCTGCTTTTACTGATACACGTTCCAATATAAGCTTGAATTCTAGATAGCAGCATCTCTgacaaaatttggaagtagtTTCCagttttatatgcgaaattcCGGTTTTCTTAAATCGGAAGGGTTATCATGTCAACAAGCATTCAGAGGCGACATTTTTGTTAGCTGATAGGTTTCTGTCCGACAGTAGAAAGGCGTAAAGACGACGCTGAGATGGATTAGGCATTTCGTAACAAGAAGACATGGTGATGTGTGATGTTAATTGTAGTGATTATCATATACTATGTGACAGTTTCTCTgcgttttctttgtttttgttcatgttttattgtttcttttcctAACAACAGACAGAATAGCAGCATGTAAATATGTTTGAGGGAATGATGATTAGTGCTTCTACAAGgcatatatttttctttttactcAAAAAGACTAGAACAGATCGATTGATTAAGTTACTTGTTCTATTTTCAATGCATGCCACCATTTTTTAATCACACTATCTGTTCACTATATTAAGCGCGGATTAATCCGAAATCGATTAGAATAAGACCATATGGATGAAAATTAAAACTCGAGCTCAGCTCATTTAGCAATGGAATAAACGACCACGGAAGAAGTTCATTTATCATCTAAATCAACAAACACAAGGAAAGctaatttaaaacttaaatgAACGAATATAAGAtgaacaaattgaaaaaaataacactaataattaataatagttATCCAAAATGTTAATGAGAAACAAATATCAAAGGTCAGCAATCAAATAtctaaatataaatcaaaccaaCCACTCTCTAAAAcattaataagaaaaaatatcCAACTGACAATCATAAAAATGTCCTAAGATTATACACTTTTATgattatgtataaataaataagttataagtataattatataaatacgtATTCTAAAtcaaaaactattattttatatttaatttaaaaatgaaacagTTCGCGAATGTACAGTCAAGGTTATGTATAAGTTAATTTGTGAATCCTTTAACAAAATTGATATCATTACTTGTTTTCGATTATGTTTTTCTATTGTTCCGatgctatatttttttaattttttgttgattttgtaaTATCACACTTGAAACAATAACCGTGATTATAATTTGAGCTGAATATTAATGTTAGTCTCAATTTtgattatcaaagttatttttttagaaaaattgtgatttaagattgtatttttatgaaatttgcttttattttgatttttgtttgttgCATTGTGTTTGCATATACGCgtagatatatttattattttttgctgTATCATTGCGATTTCTTTCTATAATTTGGCTATTTATGTAAAAGCTCCAAGAGAAATTCTTACCTAGACACGGTCTATGAATTTTCCATGCATGTAAAAGTAATTATACTaatgaaattatataaaaaaaaatctgatttaAATACTGAATTGGCTTAAAAAAAACTGAGGATTGAGATTCCCTtaagggggtcatgttcacgatctacaccgttcattataaaatgaacgatgtaaatcaaaaaagtacaattttaatcaaattaatctacaccgtccATTTTATAATGAACAGTGTAGATAGTGAACATGACCCCTcaagggaatcccaatccaaaaACTGAAGTAGTAAAAGTTAAAAAGTTTAGACACATTAATGTAATTTTTccatattattttatactttatgCATTatgtaaaaaaagaaaagaaataaaaaaaataagcgGCCGTTGGACAGTATTGAACGGAACAGAGcaaaattaactttgtgggatTCAAATTGTAATCCTGACTCACTTTCTCACAGATTCCTTCACTTTCTCTCTCAATTTTCCGGGAAAATATTCCATCAGAAAGCTCCAAGAAAATCCACTTCAGCTCTTCAAAAGAGTTCGTCAACTGGTAAATCCTATTCGTTTCTACTGTAGCTAATATTAGTTCTTCATCTGGGTAAATCTGAATCAGGTTATTACTTTTATTAACTGTCAACATGTGAAATAATTTTGGAAAATCTTACTTTGAAATTACTGAGCTCAGTGTTAGGTTTAGTGTTGGTTTTGTTGTAAATACTGTTTGTTTCTGTTATTAATTGATTGGTGTCTGATGATGCCACCGAGAAGAAAGAAATGGACAGAAGCCGAAGAGAAAACCCTAATTGAAAAATACGGACAGATGGTGTCGGATGGGACACTTGCCAAAATGAAAACTAGAGAGAAGAAATATAAACCCATTGCTTTGTATGTGAATTATATGCATCATGTTCGCGATCCTAATACCTACCCTTGGCAATGGACATGGAAAGATGTCTCCACTAAGGTTCAAAACATGAGGCATCAGTACTTGCTCGTTAAGCAAAAGGTTAAGAAGCCGGATGTCGCTGTAGTGGTGGAGAATTCAGCAGGGGGAGAGGGGAGTAATAATGTGGAAGAGTTTGATTGGGTGGAAGGGCTTACACATTGGTCAAATTTTTTGTTGTATAAGGAGGTTTTTGGGGATGTACCGATG is a window of Mercurialis annua linkage group LG2, ddMerAnnu1.2, whole genome shotgun sequence DNA encoding:
- the LOC126666798 gene encoding probable magnesium transporter NIPA1 isoform X2; translation: MGMSQDNIHGLILAISSSIFIGSSFIIKKKGLKKAGATGTRAGMGGHSYLLEPWWWIGMISMIVGEAANFAAYAFAPAILVTPLGALSIIFSAVLAHFILQEKLHIFGVLGCVLCVVGSVTIVLHAPQERIIESVTQVWELATEPGFLVYAALVSITVIVLIFRYVPRYGQTHMIVYVGICSLMGSLTVMSVKAVGIALKLTFSGTNQFKYYQTWLFTIIVVFSCLLQINYLNKTRLLLIYRIEHFSHRETTDKSLKLTCLVHWTPSIQLLYLQFTMLCLQLSPL
- the LOC126666798 gene encoding probable magnesium transporter NIPA1 isoform X1, whose amino-acid sequence is MGMSQDNIHGLILAISSSIFIGSSFIIKKKGLKKAGATGTRAGMGGHSYLLEPWWWIGMISMIVGEAANFAAYAFAPAILVTPLGALSIIFSAVLAHFILQEKLHIFGVLGCVLCVVGSVTIVLHAPQERIIESVTQVWELATEPGFLVYAALVSITVIVLIFRYVPRYGQTHMIVYVGICSLMGSLTVMSVKAVGIALKLTFSGTNQFKYYQTWLFTIIVVFSCLLQINYLNKALDTFNTAVISPVYYVMFTTFTIIASMIMFKDWDSQEASQIATELSGFITILSGTFLLHRTKDMGNSPSARESPVFTSSNSPSVQSAAFTDTRSNISLNSR